A genomic segment from Anabas testudineus chromosome 6, fAnaTes1.2, whole genome shotgun sequence encodes:
- the si:ch211-272n13.3 gene encoding ankyrin repeat domain-containing protein 26 isoform X2 — protein sequence MKKIFSFTKKKKQPSSTPDSESVLSVGYDLKEKDLGKVHKAASVGDLTKLKQLAKKNDINQLDKENRTALHIACASGHVDVVQFLVESKAKLNLCDNQNRSALMKAVQGQHERCVSILLENHAEPNLVDINGNTALHLTANIPSISTAVLLLEHEANINAQNKEGFAPLTVAVREDHIEMAEFLLKEGADVNLVDQDQRSPLMIAAGNGQIAMLRLLLRFDANITLKDTKGWSADDYAVMNGHHPCSLLIIEHGTQRNDGSSLSHKGQSKKKKAMLLGSPSQDAEVGFSLGGPATDKDEHGANEAGGDVEDNSQSESLSRVSKSAADDWPSSEDDDESILIEKKPHKVNLRKMIASKKGEASVLPDRSLSGTESEPESENRVQKNTSFPKALPSNKALQHPVDPSPISSLSKASQMTSTPLPPYRKKEDSSENEDDANDEDGNEDEEGEEEEDNSDEYYQHEESGDSLDAASAVNETEVSKDRKRDFLSELGLEKGEEERDSWDSESHKSHSDNPSMPHEAKQHLHTQDQDEMLATKEQIKENLFYIPSFLRGKGGSRMAVLEPWRSVGRPRGSQGEVGNNDNDDNGGSHVDKHDTVQKETEKAKWEPLSVLSKLEGDTDQKTDLMEELGLGDVDDLDDASDWDTASTTSKRTLPGRRLAASPALEEFPEISSPSVKEHDKDITPAEPLTPQRSIIPVKSLPCTPSQVAPHPQPRTRKAVLQKPESEEESDWEPDHLTSSNTGTIDNRQQNIAKLHAAKQGSPELSSIERHHKSNVEQQQMAGKETTKTALEVQKSSSSWDTGGAVLEEVGTEKPEISLRCMSSQAGLIYQKQQPAAIKSTSVVPVHLHLPLQQIYNSNKQEGKAIEETLQLELVRGAQQGKAPQTNTLVNGDRLSVFDDSTLSDVSDDEGRLPSSGQLKNANPEEVEMAEDFDELTQSSDTATDDNDSPTSGYRHASLLIQNLDSATLDSRTMVKLQNIFHEYERSIQKARSRHGYLADKVSQLEMERVEVRTSLEEIKDVKSDLERNQLELQTEVTNLKFQLKQEQENRRNSTMMYNTTRDKLRRTEEQHQLEVQERQKVELTLRNLELEMRTLVNNMKQLEEDHSETQRLLAQERSARNLQENLLNSHLRKQQEIEEENKRNISKSNEALSQLTEASDRERELVQQTVTLQEQLNILRTDLEHSRANSSLKESHILEENEALKEQLEDTRRDLKLSSEALTQTVFNCNNQMTTLKSELTITTTRLENERQTREALEAELESTRTRLAGAIKEAECCLAAHSDTEKALLREKEEHHRLKDRLTGEAASQREAISSMSQKLAKAETHANSMENEVHRVTLQLTEKGLLLEVLQREKDQAAARIKELESALQAKQELVSRAGARHEATQERLAQAQSESMLLRQQLEEAQNKGVAKERAVTDAQERFSDILSKLRSDCEERVQLVEERNKELASKAADLRDQIYKLEEEKSERETSLRQLQQELADSLKKLSMSEASLEVNTRYRNDLEEEKVRLLKDVDRLKAKLEESGDQYLQAERRINSLKNSLDEREKELATAAHKLQEALSASAASDTTIKQLEEAVQGLEIENARLEAAAKQQSNKIDALQKGAQEAAMLSDCSPGEGVRGHLEDLVTNLQSSKMTLEDQLSREKQSMLSHTAQDSQALWEEELKSRSKLGLRLAELEKEKGELNTQMEIEKKKAKKIAEQKKAVDTRLDQEMKRNTELQKEMYRLRTLLKTAKKKLRDQDSGGAEFGSPMSSLPIDLGRHGQAESAYGRMKEKVNDLQVQLENEVSRRSQLEKANGELKDQLASVKCLSRNNDLLERSKRQLEDEVLDLRRRMETAQMEQSQVDQFRRDAEDRARQELQQKLEQVNLFLQSQAASQEALDQIKATNEATLRSQLEQKIRELEGELGRARTTQQDSLNQRDSMRTDLERYRQLYTEELRLRKSMAAKLERSNNRLAEANSKLLNERSRSFMNSSITNGSLGGPTLDLGTLGSPANYGATLGPLNRSLGLGFSLLSPATEGQNSRVEDYLAKMQSELDRNISKELNNATAELDAASARLSPVGSASRVELDPVSRATQQYLEVLKKNNMI from the exons ATGAAGAAGATATTTAGCTTTactaagaaaaagaaacaaccgTCAAGTACTCCTGACAGTGAAAGTGTGCTTTCTGTCGGCTATGACCTGAAAGAAAAGGACCTAGGGAAGGTCCACAAGGCTGCCTCAGTAGGTGATTTGACAAAGTTGAAGCAGCTTGCTAAAAAGAATGACATCAATCAACTTGACAAGGAGAACAG AACTGCACTTCACATTGCTTGTGCCAGTGGACATGTTGATGTGGTCCAGTTCCTGGTTGAGAGCAAAGCCAAGCTTAACCTATGTGACAATCAAAATAGATCCGCCTTAATGAAG GCGGTGCAGGGCCAGCATGAACGCTGTGTGAGTATACTGCTGGAGAATCATGCTGAGCCTAACCTTGTTGATATCAATGGCAATACAGCCCTACATTTAACAGCAAATATCCCGTCCATCTCGACTGCTGTCCTGCTGTTGGAGCATGAGGCTAACATCAACGCGCAAAATAAG GAGGGATTCGCACCATTAACTGTGGCAGTCCGTGAGGACCATATCGAGATGGCTGAGTTTCTCCTCAAGGAGGGTGCTGATGTGAATTTAGTGGACCAAGATCAAAG gTCCCCATTAATGATAGCTGCTGGCAATGGACAAATCGCTATGCTACGACTGCTCTTGCGGTTTGATGCAAATATTACACTAAAGGATACCAAAGGATGGTCAGCTGATGACTACGCAGTGATGAATGGGCATCATCC TTGTTCCCTCCTGATCATTGAGCATGGTACCCAGAGGAATGATGGGTCCTCACTTTCACATAAAGGTcagagcaaaaagaagaaagcaatGTTGTTGGGCAGCCCTTCCCAAGATGCTGAAGTAGGATTCTCTTTGGGAGGCCCAGCCACTGACAAAGATG AGCATGGAGCAAATGAAGCAGGGGGAG ATGTTGAAGATAATTCCCAATCAGAGTCACTAAGTCG GGTTTCAAAAAGTGCTGCAGATGATTGGCCTTCATCAGAAGACGATGATGAATCAATTTTAATAGAAAAG AAACCACACAAGGTAAACCTAAGAAAAATGATTGCATCTAAAAAAGGAGAAG CTTCTGTACTGCCTGACAGATCTTTGAGCGGTACAGAATCTGAGCCAGAGAGTGAAAATAGAGTCCAGAAAAATACATCCTTTCCAAAGGCTTTACCATCCAACAAAGCGCTGCAGCACCCAGTAGATCCATCTcccatttcctctctttccaaAGCATCCCAGATGACTTCCACCCCTCTCCCACCCTATAGAAAg aaaGAAGATTCCTCTGAGAATGAGGATGATGCTAATGACGAGGATGGgaatgaggatgaggagggagaggaggaagaagacaacTCAGATGAATATTATCAGCATGAAGAGAGTGGAGACTCCCTTGATGCTGCTTCAGCTGTTAATGAGACAGAAGTCTCTAAAGATCGAAAAAgag ATTTCCTGTCTGAGCTTGGTCTGGAGAAGGGGGAAGAAGAGCGAGATTCTTGGGACTCTGAG TCCCACAAGTCCCACTCTGATAACCCAAGTATGCCACATGAAGCGAAGCAACACCTGCATACTCAGGATCAAGATGAAATGTTGGCTACTAAAGAACAGATTAAAGAAA ACTTGTTTTATATTCCCTCTTTTTTAAGAGGGAAGGGAGGCAGTAGGATGGCAGTTCTAGAGCCTTGGAGGAGTGTAGGCAGGCCAAGAGGCAGCCAGGGAGAGG TTGGAAACAacgataatgatgataatggcGGCAGCCATGTTGATAAACATGATACTGTACAGAAAGAG ACAGAGAAAGCAAAATGGGAACCACTTAGTGTTTTGAGCAAACTTGAAGGGGATACTGACCAAAAGACAG ACTTGATGGAGGAGCTTGGTCTAGGTGACGTTGATGACCTTGATG ATGCATCAGACTGGGACACAGCCAGCACTACTAGTAAGAGAACACTACCTGGCCGTAGATTGGCTGCCTCCCCTGCACTTGAGGAGTTCCCAGAAATCTCAAGTCCATCTGTTAAGGAGCATGACAAAGACATTACTCCAGCAGAACCCCTGACACCTCAAAGGAGCATAATTCCCGTCAAAAGTCTGCCATGCACACCCTCTCAAGTCGCGCCTCATCCCCAACCACGTACAAGGAAGGCGGTGCTTCAGAAACCAGAGAGCGAAGAAG AATCAGATTGGGAACCAGACCATTTAACATCTAGCAATACAGGCACAATTGACAATCGGCAGCAAAACATAGCCAAGCTTCATGCAGCTAAACAAG GTTCCCCTGAGCTTTCATCAATAGAAAGACACCATAAAAGTAACGTGGAGCAGCAACAAATG GCTGGCAAAGAGACAACAAAGACTGCATTGGAGGTGCAAAAATCCAGTTCTTCATGGGATACTGGAGGAGCAGTTTTGGAAGAAGTAGGCACGGAGAAACCTGAGATCAGTTTAAGATGCATGTCGAGTCAAGCTGGTCTAATTTACCAGAAACAGCAACCTGCAGCCATCAAGAG CACCAGCGTGGTACCAGTGCATTTGCATCTCCCACTCCAGCAGATCTACAATAGCAACAAACAGGAGGGAAAAGCTATAGAGGAGACCTTACAGCTGGAGCTGGTCAGAGGGGCCCAGCAAGGCAAAGCCCCTCAGACCAACACCCTTGTTAATGGAGATCGTCTATCTGTGTTTGACGATAGCACTTTGAGTGATGTATCAGATGATGAAGGAAG GTTGCCATCCAGTGGACAGCTGAAAAATGCG AACCCTGAAGAAGTGGAGATGGCGGAAGACTTTGATGAACTTACTCAGTCATCAGACACAGCCACAGATGATAATGACTCTCCCACTTCAGGCTATCGTCATGCTTCTCTCCTCATCCAGAACCTTGACTCAGCCACGTTGG ACTCGAGAACCATGGTGAAGCTGCAGAACATTTTCCACGAATATGAGAGGTCCATCCAAAAGGCAAGGAGTCGCCATGGGTACCTGGCAGACAAGGTGAGCCAGCTGGAAATGGAACGGGTGGAAGTGAGGACGTCACTTGAGGAAATTAAAGATGTAAAGTCTGACTTGGAACGCAACCAGTTGGAATTGCAGACTGAAGTCACAAACCTCAA ATTTCAGCTGAAACAGGAGCAGGAAAATCGACGTAACTCCACTATGATGTACAACACTACAAGAGATAAGCTGAGGAGGACGGAAGAGCAACATCAGTTAGAGGTTCAGGAGAGACAGAAGGTGGAGCTCACCCTCAGGAACCTGGAACTAGAGATGAGAACACTAGTCAACAACATGAAACAG CTTGAAGAGGATCACAGTGAGACCCAGAGACTGCTGGCTCAGGAACGCAGTGCACGGAACCTGCAAGAGAATTTGCTCAATAGCCATCTCCGTAAACAACAGGAAATAGAggaagagaataaaagaaatataagTAAAAGCAATGAG gCCTTGTCTCAGCTCACTGAGGCCAGTGACAGGGAGAGGGAATTAGTCCAGCAGACTGTTACTTTACAGGAGCAGCTGAACATCCTGAGGACAGACCTTGAGCATTCAAGGGCCAACAGCAGCCTCAAAGAGAGTCATATTTTAGAGGAGAATGAGGCCCTCAAGGAACAGCTAGAAGATACTCGTCGAGATCTCAAACTTAGCAGCGAAGCCCTGACCCAAACAGTCTTTAACTGCAATAACCAGATGACCACCCTTAAGTCTGAGCTGACTATAACAACAACCCGCCTAGAAAATGAAAGGCAAACACGTGAAGCACTGGAGGCTGAGCTAGAGTCCACTCGTACTCGTCTTGCTGGAGCCATAAAGGAGGCTGAGTGTTGCCTTGCAGCTCACTCGGACACAGAGAAAGCTCTGCTCCGGGAGAAAGAGGAACACCATCGTCTTAAAGATAGACTCACAG GTGAAGCAGCCAGTCAGCGTGAGGCaatcagcagcatgtctcaGAAGCTGGCCAAGgcagaaacacatgcaaacagcatGGAGAATGAGGTCCATCGGGTCACGCTGCAGCTGACAGAGAAAGGCTTACTACTGGAAGTCCTACAACGGGAGAAGGACCAGGCTGCTGCACGTATCAAGGAGCTAGAATCGGCTCTGCAGGCCAAACAGGAGCTGGTCAGCCGAGCTGGAGCTCGCCATGAAGCCACACAGGAACGGTTGGCTCAAGCACAGAGTGAGAGCATGTTATTACGGCAGCAGCTAGAGGAGGCCCAAAACAAAGGGGTTGCAAAAGAGCGTGCTGTGACCGATGCCCAAGAGCGCTTTAGTGACATTCTGTCCAAGCTGCGCTCTGACTGTGAAGAGAGGGTACAACTAGTGGAGGAGAGAAATAAGGAGCTGGCCAGTAAGGCTGCAGATCTCCGAGATCAGATCTATAAGttagaagaagagaagagcgAAAGAGAG ACTAGTCTAAGGCAGCTGCAACAGGAGCTTGCTGACTCACTCAAGAAGCTGTCAATGAGTGAAGCTTCTTTAGAGGTCAACACACGCTATCGCAATGacctggaggaagagaaggttagactcctcaaagatgtgGACAGACTCAAAGCAAAG CTGGAGGAAAGTGGAGATCAGTATCTGCAGGCTGAAAGACGTATTAACAGTTTAAAGAACAGTTTAGATGAAAGGGAAAAGGAACTCGCCACTGCTGCTCACAAACTTCAGGAGGCGCTGTCTGCCTCAGCAGCCTCTGATACCACCATCAAACAGCTGGAGGAAGCTGTGCAAGG GTTGGAGATAGAGAACGCCAGGCTGGAAGCAGCTGCAAAGCAACAATCAAACAAAATTGATGCTCTTCAGAAAGGGGCTCAAGAAGCTGCCATG CTATCTGACTGTTCACCTGGAGAAGGG GTCAGAGGTCATTTGGAGGACTTGGTTACAAATCTCCAAAGCAGTAAGATGACTTTGGAAGACCAACTTAGTAGAGAG AAACAAAGCATGCTGTCTCACACAGCCCAAGACTCTCAGGCCCTGTGGGAGGAGGAGCTCAAGAGCCGCTCTAAGTTAGGATTGCGTCTGGCAGAGCTtgagaaggagaaaggagaacTGAACACCCAG ATggaaatagaaaagaagaaagccAAAAAAATTGCAGAGCAAAAGAAGGCTGTAGACACTCGGCTTGAtcaagagatgaagagaaacacagagcttCAAAAAGAAATGTACAG gCTGCGGACTCTATTGAAGactgcaaagaagaaactcAGGGATCAAGACAGTGGTGGAGCTGAGTTTGGCTCTCCAATGAGTAGTCTACCGATTGACCTGGGCAGACATGGCCAGGCTGAAAGTGCCTATGGACGAATGAAAGAAAAG GTAAATGACCTGCAGGTGCAGCTGGAAAACGAAGTGTCTCGTCGCAGCCAGCTAGAGAAAGCAAATGGGGAGCTTAAGGATCAGCTAGCTTCCGTGAAGTGCTTAAGTCGGAATAATGACCTGTTGGAGAGGAGTAAGAGACAGTTGGAAGACGAGGTACTGGACTTAAGACGCCGAATGGAGACTGCACAGATGGAGCAAAGCCAGGTGGACCAGTTCCGCCGTGATGCAGAGGACAGGGCTCGTCAGGAGTTACAACAGAAACTGGAGCAGGTCAACCTATTCCTTCAG TCTCAGGCGGCATCCCAGGAGGCCCTGGATCAGATTAAGGCGACCAATGAGGCGACCCTGCGCTCTCAACTGGAGCAGAAGATCCGTGAGCTGGAGGGAGAATTGGGACGGGCCCGCACCACCCAACAGGACAGTCTTAACCAGAGAGACTCAATGCGGACAGACCTGGAGAGGTACCGCCAACTCTATACCGAGGAGCTGCGCCTACGCAAGTCCATGGCTGCCAAACTAGAGAG GTCAAACAACCGACTTGCAGAAGCAAATTCCAAGCTGCTTAATGAGCGCAGTAGGTCTTTTATGAACAGCAGCATTACAAACGGTAGCCTTGGAGGTCCCACGCTAGACCTAGGCACTTTGGGTTCACCTGCAAACTATGGAGCCACACTGGGGCCCCTCAACAGGAGCCTTGGCCTGGGATTCTCCCTCCTCAGCCCTGCGACTGAGGGACAGAACAGCAGAGTGGAGGACTATCTTGCCAAG ATGCAGAGTGAGTTGGACAGAAATATATCAAAGGAATTAAACAATG CCACAGCCGAGCTGGATGCTGCCTCTGCCCGTTTGTCCCCAGTGGGCTCTGCCTCGAGGGTGGAGCTCGATCCTGTGAGCAGGGCAACACAGCAGTACTTGGAGGTACTAAAGAAGAACAATATGATCTGA